The window tTTTAATAATCTAGTAACAATGGAGtcctcagtctgctgcttctcctttcactgttcaATCAGTTTAGTGAAGGCAGAACCCTGGATCTCCTGCAAGTTAGAACTGTGATATGTGGCAGAACTATGTAAAGCTCAGTTCTGAATGGACAgtaattccttttattttatttccttatttttatttctctgttcagctttaaatgtttgcatgcaCATAATCTGAAAATCTTCATTTTAATTCTTCATTCTCTCTCCTCTTAGACTTGCATGAGCTGCCAGGGGCGGCTTGAAAGACTTTTTCGGGAGATTGAAGAGCTTAAGAGACAACTCGGTGAGCACACAAGACATGTGTCTGAATGTGATGGTGAGCAGCTGATTGTTCTAATCATAAAAATGTTGCCATGTTTTTTCCTAATGGGCTAAGCCCCTGGTGGCCAAACTGCACAATCCCACTGGCCTTCAGGGGCCCCTCCAGACAATAGCTTGGGTCTTAATCACCCAGGGGCTCACCCTGCTCCTTTAGGGGAAAGATATTTAGAGTGAATTACAGAGATTTATTTATTTCGCAGCCGTTTACATTTTCAGTGCTGCTCATCACTATTCCCTCCTGTCTGTAGACTGATGGCATTTTGTATTCATGAATATTATACACAGACCTTTAATATAGAGGGGCCCCTAGTACAGCCCCTGATATCAGATACGTTGAACACTGAATTAGTCTTGCTTGCAGCTTTGGCCCTGCCTGGGAAGGTATCGGTCTGATGCAGACAAGAGGAAGTATTTCCTGGTGGACAAACACCAAGATTTACACAATTGTGTCCTCTCTGATCAGCATCCCACTGCAGGAAGTGGATGATACCAGAAAAAGACAAAGGCGTTGTCTTGATTGGAGGGGAGGGGGTAACTACCTGGAAGTGATACATTACTATGTATGCCGTGCTGATAATGGAACTATTTTATGTAAGATGTAAGCCTAAATCTGCTGAAATGTCTCATTTTGATAAACATCTCATAATTCTCTTACTCTTCAGGCCAAGTGCAAAATGGAAGTAGGTGAGTTACCAGAAGCGATCACTGAAGGAAGTGGGAAATGCCCTGCGGAGCTGCCTATAAATAATCACAAAAGTAGCACCCTTAAAGGAACGTgccaaatataaatattgtctaaAGTATTCAACACTGTAAAAGTAATATGGTTATGTATGTTCTGTATTAATGTAagttttgtattataatataaaataaataaaatgtatttacagttatGTCATCTCTGATCAGCATCTCTTTGCAAAAAGTCGATGATAAGACAAAAAGACAAAGGGATTGTCTGGATAAGGGGGGTTGCTATGATCTCAGTTGATCACAATATGGTTTAGTAtttctggtcatgtgaccctgtgCTTTAGGATAGATTTTagggatcaagtgatcctgcgCAGTCGGCAAGGTCACCAGCACTGGCTCTTAAAGGAACAGCGACTGCACACATACCACAGCTGGCAGCAGGGAGCGGTGCTGATACAACTTACTGCTCCTATCATTCTCcaggacaggggtgcccaaccaGTGGATCGATCCcgaagccctgcctttcaaaataaactctaccgcgttTGTATAAGGAATCAGGTAAACGCATCACAACCAATAGAAAAAGCCACAGTGTATACCTGGCAGGAATTTTTTATGTGTAATAGTGCAAACCTACTGAGTCAGGGAGCCCCCATAAACTACAGCAAGCTGGGCATAATCCTTCCTTATACTAAGCAATTATTAAACatgaattatatagcaccaacatattacacagcgctgcacctTAAATAGAGGTTGTATATGACAGAcggtcacacaggaggaggagaggaccctgcccagaagagcttacaatctaggaggttgggaagtatcacacaataggaggtggatatggaatggtgggaagtagtgagggtttaagagacagaagaagatgggtaggtgagggtgaagcgttgggttttgagggcttttttttaaatgagcagaaagtatgagcaagccgaataggagggaGGCCAattggggcagctgtagaaaagtcttggagccggttgtgtgatgaggttatgagtgaggaagtcattagtaggtcattgaaggagagCCATTGATATGCTTTGCTTCTGACAATGCCAGCTAGATATTGAGCAGAACGAACACCTTATCAGAGGGCGTCATGTGATCTCTAGGTCACCAATACCTGGAAGTATTGCACATTACTCAGCCCGTTGTTATATGAAAAATAGATCTGCATGACAGGTTTTTTTCAATGTGGCAGTCTCAAAAAGCCCATATAAGTAAATGAAACCCAAGTAAAAGTTAAGAGAAGAATATTAAAACCATCacaactgtaaaataatattttactgccATTATTATATCATTCCTAACCACTAACAAAAATAAAGGAAGTCATTTATTTCAGAAAgatataaaaggttaaaaatatcaATAGCACCAGTGACGGTAAAAAGAGGAATCGGGAACAGAAATTCAGTTTGCAGAATTTCAATGTGACATTTTGCTGGAGAATCTGGTTTTGTTATGTACATAGGGGAAGCCACCTGCACCCACACTATATGGAGGAGGGGGGTCTTCCCCAATCAGTTATCTAATTTCTCTTATTTCTGATGATATATAGATCTACTTATTGGGGGGCTGTGTTTCAATTCATGAAGTTCAGCAAAAAGTTTTCTTAGAAGCCCACAGTATTCACTGCGTTCATCACTTTATGCCGAATGACAGATTGTTCTGCTTGAAAAAGGACAGCCATCATGGAAGGAGGGGACACTGCTGGAGCATTGATTGGGTAAAGAAAATATTAACCTAAGTCCCACAAGAATGCAGCTCAGTGTTCATTAAGGCCTCAATAATTATATTGTTGCAATGCAACTCCTCAGGCATCGGCCTCTTCCAATAGGGGAGCTCACACTGGAAGAGAAAGCCAATaagctgcatgcaaatgtgttaacAAGGAACCTGCTGATAAGAGGAGACATTTCCTTAACCAACCTTCTGCTCTTTCATTGTCTAATCACAGACTGGGAGAAGCGGACACCACTGCATTCCCTAAATATGTGGTGTCCTCCGCCCATGGACGCAAAGAAATTATTAGATGTTGGGGGGTTTAGTCTCTGAGGAGAACCCCCCAGGTCATTTCTttacattgcttgcattaaaatacattttataattgtagTATTGAAGCTAGAGCTTTTGTATCTTTTACACCTGCTCCATGTTCTGCTACAATCAGCAAATTAATCGAATTATTACAAAACATCTatgaatttttctaaaataaaatctagGGTAAGGGTCTATTCACACCGCCCGTTcctgtgcattgcattgcagAGGAATGGGGAAATGCAATGCACTAAGGCGCATCCATTGTGGCCCGCTGCTACTCCAGATTGGAGTTTTATTCAAAATGATTGCTGTAGCATGCAACGTTACATTGAGGCACACAATTGGCCTGTGTCCTCCCATGTGACCTTAATTCTGTCCCTGTTCATCCCTTGGACGTCTTCTCTTCCTCCTCGTCGCTGTTGTCACCTTTGTCCTCAGCCACCTCGCACAACTGACTTTCATCCACGTGTTCCAGGGATTCAGCTCGCTGCAGGAAGAGCTCATTAAGGGATATGCGAGGCAGCGTGTTCTGCTCAGGATTTAGCCACGGCTTAAACTCTGGCTTGTTCTTCTTCTTCCACCCCGGATACTGACAGCACGCCTTGTGCAGCTTCCGCAGGATCTGGATTAAAGAAAGGGACCGGGGTCACTGCCATGAAATgtgggggtcactgaagacaaaaTTCAGATGGGATTCCCTGTGCAATCCAATCAGCCAATAGTGTGGTGACTAATGTGCTCACAAGCTCCACctccatttattatttaattaaccAACACCCCTACCCTGGATCTCTCTGATTCTATTGGTCCAACATGTGTCAGCCCAAAGCCCTGACAAAGGGTCTGTGTACTGCTGAAACGTGTTGGAGGGAATTCTTTTAATCTCTGTGTATAATTTTCAGAAATCTCTACAACATACCAAAGAGAAAGATATAGTGACCCCGGCACTACTTACCTTTGGGGCCAGATACTGGGAAGATTTATTAACCACCCACTTTGGTAGggaacctgaaaaacaaaaatgttgtctcGTTTTGTGGACACAATTTACATTCACtggtataattaaaataaactccATTCCCTCTTTACTTCGGGTTAGTAAAGTTCCTTTTTATAATGGAACGTCAGCTCGTGAGCTGATTCATTCATCAACTTCCTAAAAGACCAACAGCGGCAGTAAGGTGTTTGGAATAAACCATTTGAcactgatggggggggggggaccacaATGTGCcagatattcattttatatattaatgtatttattacaaaattttattctaaaatggaaaaaaaaaacaacaattacaaaGTGATATCTGGAGTTTAGCCTTTGTTTCTTTATTCATTAAGTCCATCAGAATCTATGAATCCATCTACCCTCCCCCCTCCGCTACAGGTGGCACTGTCCTAGGTTGGCCACATTCCTCCTCCACAGAACCAGTGCAAGGATTGTAGCCACCCCCAGACAGGAAatgtattactggcaggatcatctggtgagaataaagaggaaaaaaagcctaAGAATACTGAGAATAGAAAAAGAATGCAACTGCCATATTACAGGAATGGAGAGCTGCAATATATCAGATTTCTGcacccaacgcatttcacataTCTCTTCTGTATAGAATATCCTCAGTGTCCTCATCAATCGTCCTATCCAATCTGATGGCTCAATCCTGGAATTATTATAGCTCTTACCAATCACACCCACTTACCTCTGGGGTCCACCTGTGCAAGGTAGGTCAGGGTACAGCTTGTGGGGCCATTAGATTTAATTAGATATCCTGCCAGGTGAGAGACGGCTCGTACCAAGTCCTTGCGAGGTGGATACATCTGCAGACAAATACGTGGAAGTCAGAATCAGAGCCGATTGTTACCAATGAACAGATTTGCACACACCTGATGATGacaaaaagctaaaacttttattatattaatccctggtgatcctgccacaaaGGCATTTCATTTTATAGGGCGACAACATCCTATGTCACATGCTTCCAATGGAAAGGTTTACTTCAGCATTCATCATACAACCAGGGTAAAACAGAAGTCTCCAGCCATGTGACAACTCCAAAGTGCAATTTGGAGATGGATAAAGAACGTTGTCACCCTACAGGAAGTGCCCGAATGAGGACCTtcgtggcaggatcaccagcgaatatttttataaaagctgcagatttaaaaatatctgcGTCTGAATAATTGGGAATGATTGGGGTCACTGCCGTCACTTACGTTGTGTTTGACAGAGAAATTGATGATGATGTAGGAGTCAGGTAAGACGAGCCAGGAGCGCAAGGTGACAACATCACGATTCTTCAGAGGTTTGGGGCACTTCCCTGTGGGAGGGGAAGAGGAGTCATGAGAAGGGTGGGGGTGACACATATCAGAAGCGTCCTTCATACACAGCGCCCACTTACAGGAGTAATAGCCGACGTCGGCGTTCACAGACAGGCGGGCGATGTCCTGGGTTTCTATCATGGTCACGTCCCACTTCCTGCGATATTCAATGTCGTGAAGAACGTCGTACACCGTTTCTGCAGCAACGTCCGGGAATACCATGCGACCCTGGGGAAAGAGGAACAATCAACCATTggttacactggggaacacattttgtGTTGAGTTAgttcttacatttgttttttactcatattgggtggtgaatccagaaatgaccccagttacTCTATATAGTAGACCCCAGTTACTTTATATagtcatacaaaggatttattgttactctgacattttttttacagtaaaacatttgaaaattaatcaggtaagcggttaaggtaaaaatttaccgttatagcttttcctggagtgttcagtgttaggacaatcccgccggatgctccaacaatagtcagccatcatatgtacatcccatctaccctgataccgtccttccatgaccttcagatcttgggggaatcattcaccttgctttgggactgacccaaatatattgccattgtgaaggaggacacactttaagctctgctttgagctatcgatgaatagtcgccattcagttgagttatagattggaattcccaattcctccattaaaccaggtatgttatggcaatacacaaagccactgtcacttCCAAAGTAcagcagaaatgcaatttctctggttggaaagtacgatacctttgttcctttttcaagtaagtttttctcatgtaGTCTCCATGCaaagagttctgaagccttcttctatagtcccaaatcactcaactcatgctgatcaaatcccttacagagtcctcttcaatttcaaactcttcatcattgttgtcacctagttcatccccataatcatgttctataagagaggatagtgtaaggaaaaccggcactgggatttcatctgaatgaccactgggcgtatagccgatggtagactaggatactctatgtgacatttatttttcttgttatatcctgaagttttcactatacaaaagtaacagtcactgaaatgatctcctggctctcaccaaaccataggtataccaaatatcatcttatcacgtgttccctttgtacacatctgtaaaccctcgacacactgtgtacacaccttatgaggggcccaagacttatcctgatcaccaagtttaactttgaaatatgacaaataggcttgctctacaaatgtgctgatattcaccctatgactgggaatggtgaaactgccacagatataacaaaatgaatcagggatgtTTAGACTCTTATAacagaaacagcagagccagacatgatctgagagaaaggaaatacatgtgtatgtagaaaaataagttttgcttattcactatgtagagcagcgcacaacctctgatcacactgtctgtgtgtaaatgaatagccgatacaaatccacactacagtaattgcattaatataagcagtagagaaaaacctgacatgatagaagaaaactaagtgtactttcagaatcagcatacctattttagtgtaaataagcttaaaaatttaagtcaacaaaaaatgtgttcaaaattgtttcccagtgttattGATGTTTTTCTGTTTCAGCTGTGAGCCAATTAGAGACTGCTGTCTCCCCACTTAAGATCAGTTACATCTATTTCAAGGGTAAAGAAACAAACACATGCCAGGTTATATGGCAAATCTacagaaagcagccacagcctgagcagAAAGGTCTGACCCTGGCCAGCTTCTGCAGGGGTGGAGCTTTGCTGTGGAAGGAGTGGCAGGGCTCTGACACGCCCCTGAGGACTCAGGAATCTCCATTTAGCAAGAATGGATTTTGCTAATTGGATGGCTATTGGTTTGGCTCTCCGCTGACTCCACACAGAGAGTTAGGGGACTTGGCTGCAGAATGCTGCTATCAGATTTATCTACCCTGTGGGGGGtgagaaatatagaaatggtgGTTCTGGtcaaaaaagcagcaaatgttatttattgtaataacGTTCCCTATACTGGAGTCATGTGACCATGTGGGATCATGTGACCAGAGGCTTCTCTCTGATTTGCAGATGGCgcatacaatgtaacaatattgtGATTACATTGTATTCATTGCTACTTTTCATGGTGTCACAGAGAAGGCATTGCAGCCAGATGGAGGAGCGCAGGACCCTGACACCAGAATAGGGGAATGCTGATTGCTCAGTGCAGGTGTCAGCTGACCACTCGCATTGTGATATCATAGCATCAGTCCTGCTGAGAACCTCATGGGTGGGATGAGAAGTAGGCGGTGCTAGAAGGTCCCTCCCACTCTTCAGATGGTAGGAGGAGTTGACACCAGTCATGTGACTGTAAtcacagtttatttaaaaaaaatttttgtaaaactaaaCTTCAGATTTGTGATTGGTGAATTTTGTTGGAAGCGGAACGGAATACAACGGACTGGAGTCAGGAATTCGATGTATGCGTCAATATCACTCTGAAGGTCTCAGCCTGAATGTTTGTTCAGGAGAATAACAGAGAAAGGATCGTGCTGCTGATAAAAAGGTGCCGGCCTGACGGGGAACCAATCTAACACTCAAAACAATGGAGTCACTGTGGGTACAATCGATCTGGTGAAAATCTGCAGAGGGTGACTACAAGTAGCTGACTTAGCACACATTACACAGGGATGacctgctgttgtcaccatcaggaaaccgaCTGAGAAATGTCAGTGCAAAGAGATAAGAAGTGGAAAACAAGAGCAGAGAGCTGACTCCATGGGAAGCCTtctgacaaggtgacaacacaaaaacacaacagAGAAGCAGagcagagtgttgtcaccttataacaggaattGCCTTAACATGAActtcctggcaggatcaccagtgaTTAATATAATGAAAGCTGAAGATTTTACTGATGGAGTCCGGCTGTAGATACCAAAATTCAATGTAAGGAACACATTTACACTTCTGTTATCAGAAATCATCTGCAGTTTCCTGTGAACCCCAGGGTGGGGGAGGGTGAAGGGGAGGATGGGTATCCCCAGGGACCTTTCTCTTCTGATTCCTTTCTTTCATCCCCCATCCCAGTCCCTTCATTCTGAGAGATCTTCCTCCCCTACCCCAACACCCAGGGGCCTTTCTACACCCTCATCCCCTGGGTCCCCCCTCATCCTGACCCCCTGGGAATGCCCCCCTAGGAATGCCCCCCTAATACTAAACCCCTGACCCCCTGGGACTATCTCCATTCCCTTAATTGTGATCCTCTAACCCCCTAGAACTGCCCCGCCATCTCAATCCTGAAATGACCCCCTGGCAAAAACTCCTGACCCTGGACCTCGGGTGACCCCAGGAATATTCCAGTGTTGACCCCTTGACAGGAGAAGCTGCCCCTACAAACTTCTAAAATGGTTAGAGGGGCAGCTTGGGCACGCCCCTGCCACGCCCAAACCCCATTTCTGGGTACTGTAATGATGTAATAAAATGGCAGAAATTTTCCTACAGATCCACAAGAGGGGCAATTAGAGTAATCTTGCCCCATGTTCAGGGGGTACAAACGTGAATACTTCCTGTCCTGTGGGTGGAGCCCCACTAAAGAGTGAATGTCTCACCCACCGGACAGGTGAGTTCTGACTAttgtggtcatgtgactgggTCATGTAAGGCTCCTCCCACACCGACTCACCGCAGTCGCAGGTTCGTTCACTGTGAATGGCACCAAAAAAAAGAAACGCAAAGCGCAATGTGCATGGCTCGTACGGTGACCCCAAAACTTGCACGGTGACCCCATTGCTCATACTATGACCCCAATACTTGCACGGTGACCCCAATACTTGTATGGTGACCCCAATATGCATACCATGACCTCAATAGTCGGACGATGACCCCAATACTTGCAAGGTGACCCCAATACTGGTATGGTGACCTCAATAGTCGCAGAGTGACTCCAATGCTCGTACGGTGACCCCTATACTCATACAGGGAcaaacagggtctctttaactaCCCCAACCTTTACAGCGCCCCCTTGTGGCTGTGACCTCCTGCCATGATGAAGTGGTCACATGATGAGGGGGCTCGGACACCCCGGATGTTTAGTGACTGATGGGCAGGTGATGGAGTATAGAGACAAGGTGACAGATCGGACACACATCGCACCGACCTGACATCGTACGATCACCTACCTTCACCGTGTGTACCGGGCTGCTTCTCCCCTCCGGCGGCCTCATCCACACCCCGATCCCCGGCTTCTTATAGCAGCTCGTCCAGCCGGCATCGTCGTCACACTGGCACTGGAAGGAACGGAACAGGGCGTCATCCGGGACCGCGGGCACCTCCTGGGCCATGGCAGGGACCTATCATGTGACCCCACCGGGGCGCAGCAGCAGTTTCCCTAGCTGCAGGTGAAAGCCGATTGTCACCCCGGAGTCACCGCACCTGGAACCAAGGAAGTCATGCCCCGCCCACCGCTGCGCAGCTCTCACCTGATTGGCTGCTCATCCACCTGTATGGGAGAAATCACCGGAGAATGGGGCCACCAACCTGTTACTATTAGAAAGGGACGATGTGATTGGTTAGAGATCCTCCAACACATTATAATATGTGAAATAATCACATCAATCTTCATAAAAGGGGCTTCCCCATGGCTGAACCCCCAAACTAAAATCCCTGTGTGTTAAATATCtattggtgatcctgccaatgaCCTGATAACTTCCTTTGTTCTCTGTTAATTATCAGTTACAATGCATGTGGCTATcagtgaactacagaacacccccatGTGCTATATTTAATGGGAGGGCTTCTGTAGTCCCGGCTTATATCTGTTGTCTTGATGCAGTATGGAaaatgaatgttgtcaccctgagaCAGGAAGTGTGGTATTGGCAGGATCAATGTATTTCTGCAGGTTGCATGGAAATGGCAGCTCCATATCAGGCGGTGGTTGGGGGTAAATAAACGTTGCAATAATCTGTCATAAACGCTGACGTAGAATTAAGATAAGACGGTTGTGGGTGGAGAGCAGCTGCCGCTTTCCCATCACATAGAAGACACCACTGGGCGTTGGGGTGGAGGTGACACACACTGACCCCTGCTGGTGGATGGGCCGCCACTACACCACAAGAACTATAACTGTCCCCAGGGAGGAGGTCAGTCTTAATTTAGATATTGGGGCCAATAAATCCTCCGCCAACCCAATTACACCCACCAGCTatgtccagattttttttctttacacccTCCCATTCTGTTCAGCTGGGTACTTTTAGGTAAGTGGGAAGCATGTGATCGCATTGGTGATTGGCCTAGCTCTGTCACATGATGGAGGAGAGGCTAGACTGGGGATAAGACttgagcttacacagggctggtATTTCTGGGCCAACCAGTAGACATGTGGCCCCGTCCCTGGCATACCATGGTGGAGTTACAATCAATATGTCACCAATGTCAAACCAACACATCTCCTCCCTCCCGACTGATGGTCTGAGGAACCCCATGAGATCCTCCTCTCCACAGGAACTCTTATCTATAGTGGCCTTAAAAGTCCAAGATTGGCCAACCAGGAGACATGTGGCCCCGTCCCTGGCATACCATGGTGGAGTTACAATGTGTCACCAATGTCCAACCAACACATCTCCTTCGTCCTGACTGATGGTCTGAGGAAACCCATGAGATCCTTCTCTCCACAGGAACTCTTATCTAGGGTGGCCATACATGTAACCACAAACCATCCTCATGGACTCAATGGGTTGAGACCACAGTGGTGGCCAAATCTCTGGTCTACCCCAAAGAAGGGGAAGTTTTTGAGAAGATGAAGCAATTTCCAAAGTGTGTTACCATCTGAAGTTCTTCTATAGTTCCACAAAGGTTTCAAAAACCTCCAGCCGGCAATATATAAATGATGCCCAATAGGACCCGTTGATGGTGGACCAGATGAATAATCCTCGTTGATGCTTTGATTTTAAGACTTCCAAGAACATTGCAGCGGTAGGCATGTCAGCCATCTTTCCTCCTTCAGGGGCCCACTGGTTACCCCAAACCCCTGACACGTATACTCAGTGGTAATAGCTCATTCATGGGGACATTAGCCCTCCCACCCCAGCCTATGTTTGGAGATTTGAGAAACCATTGACAAACCGTCAGGGTGTCACCGGCTTCTGTCCACATTCACcgaataaaaacaaaaggtgttttcCTGCTGAGGCTGACATTCATCATTTCTTGGCAGGAATCTTTCATCAGCCGGCAAACTCTTCACTGATCCATGTTATGTTTCCATCTTTCTTCATGTTTGAGCTTCACCTGTGGAAGTTTCCATGATTTCCTGCCAaccaatgaaaaatgtaaacccGGCGGGTGTTTAGTactccaaaaaagaaaacatttctcctGCCATTACCTATGTTTTACCTATTCTTCTATGTGGCTGGAAGACCATTGCCATCTTTATCTAGGCTTCACCCATGGGTAACATTGTCACAATTGTGTAGTTCCTAGTGATCACCCATTAACCTTTCACTTGTGTCAATGTGCAAATATAAAAGGCTTCCAAGTGCATTCCACTTCCATCAAAGTCAGCTTGAGATTCCTCCAGTTTATATTTGACCTGAACTTGACTTTCTCAGCTCCATTCTGCTTTAAGTCAATCCAACATTCCTATGGACTTGTAAGTGGGGAGGGGGCAGTTCTGACTCATCCAGGTAATTGGGGGTATCTGCCAGTCTGACATGGATCAGTTCCTCACCTTGTGATTGGAAACAAAGTTACAATTTGGATTTCAGTGACTGACAAGATgaagaaatgctttctcctgcctgcgGCAGATTCAGAACATAATAGCCTAGGCAAAATCTCTGACTGGAACTCAAGAACGGACTTTTAAAGATAAAAGTTGGAGCTTTCTTGAGGACTTACATTGCTTGTGTATATTGTCCACGATTTATCCCTGGGGAGGGGTCAAGTTACTGATAGCCAAACTTGGAAGAATCTGTTACCCATTTTGATAGCCCTCCTCAATACCCAACCCATTCCTGGGCACTGCACACTGGGAGGTGGTCACATACTTCCCCCATGCCTGGCCCGGACAGGTATTTATAGTGGAGAAGTGTGGTAAAGGTGAGAATGTCGGGGGAGGGGCAGGTAGGCTCTGTGTGCGCCAGGTGTATCCTCCCGGATGGGCAGAGCTTCCTCTCCTCCTCAATCCTTCTCTATGAGGACTTCACTATAGTTCACCTAAAGCACAAACTCTGTGTTCTCCTAATTCTTATCATTAGGCACATTGTGTCAATCTTACCATAACTAAATCTGACCTAGAAAAGGATTATGGGAACACGACGACAATTTCCAAAACGTTTTTCCCCAAATCAGACTCACTTGTGTGTATGAACCCAATCATTAAACATTCATCACCAAGTCATCAACTAAATATAGGACACGTCTGTCACATCCTACAAGAAAgggaaaagctgaaaacaaacaCATCACTGCACCACTAGGCTGAGACAATTTCCCAAAAGGAcatggacatctgaccatcacacctataggTAGCTACATGGCCAATTATTTGGAGCTTCTCCTGTGAGGGTGTCCCCATTGAGGGGTTCTGGTAATCCTACATCAAAGACATTGCGGACCATTGGgtgccccagggtacaaagccagctccataaagacacaaGGTCACCATTGAGGAACTTGAaagtcctgcacagagccctgacctcaaccctact is drawn from Pyxicephalus adspersus chromosome Z, UCB_Pads_2.0, whole genome shotgun sequence and contains these coding sequences:
- the LOC140344471 gene encoding START domain-containing protein 10-like, giving the protein MAQEVPAVPDDALFRSFQCQCDDDAGWTSCYKKPGIGVWMRPPEGRSSPVHTVKGRMVFPDVAAETVYDVLHDIEYRRKWDVTMIETQDIARLSVNADVGYYSWKCPKPLKNRDVVTLRSWLVLPDSYIIINFSVKHNMYPPRKDLVRAVSHLAGYLIKSNGPTSCTLTYLAQVDPRGSLPKWVVNKSSQYLAPKILRKLHKACCQYPGWKKKNKPEFKPWLNPEQNTLPRISLNELFLQRAESLEHVDESQLCEVAEDKGDNSDEEEEKTSKG